The bacterium genome contains a region encoding:
- a CDS encoding IS110 family transposase, with amino-acid sequence MQVYAGIDLHANNNYLGVVDANGKRLFRKKVPNDPEMILGALDPVRERLAGAVVESTFNWYWLVDLLMDAGYQVH; translated from the coding sequence ATGCAAGTGTATGCTGGAATCGATCTTCACGCAAATAACAATTATCTTGGCGTGGTGGACGCAAATGGAAAGCGGCTTTTCAGGAAGAAGGTTCCCAACGACCCTGAGATGATCCTTGGCGCGCTGGATCCCGTGAGGGAGAGGCTTGCCGGAGCTGTGGTTGAATCCACCTTTAACTGGTATTGGCTGGTAGATCTGCTCATGGATGCGGGCTACCAGGTTCAT
- a CDS encoding thioredoxin domain-containing protein has protein sequence MVLVLEQVLEKHPGKVKLVFKNFPLRNHKLAMPAAQAALAAGKQGKFWEYHDKVFENYNKLNEGLLEQFAKDLALDMDRFRKDRGNPETVSLINRDLREGSRIGVRGTPTLFLNGKRLEQRSLEAFAAAIESELNP, from the coding sequence CTGGTCCTCGTACTCGAGCAGGTGCTCGAGAAACACCCCGGAAAGGTTAAACTGGTTTTCAAAAACTTCCCCCTGAGGAACCACAAGCTGGCGATGCCGGCTGCCCAGGCTGCCCTTGCCGCTGGCAAGCAGGGGAAATTCTGGGAGTATCACGACAAGGTTTTTGAAAACTACAATAAACTGAATGAGGGATTGCTTGAGCAGTTTGCGAAGGATCTGGCCCTGGACATGGACCGTTTCAGAAAGGATCGCGGCAACCCTGAAACCGTCTCTCTCATTAACCGCGACCTCAGGGAGGGCAGCCGGATCGGTGTCCGGGGCACCCCCACTCTTTTCCTCAACGGGAAGCGCCTCGAACAGCGTTCTCTGGAAGCTTTTGCAGCGGCCATTGAAAGTGAGTTGAACCCCTAA
- a CDS encoding DsbC family protein: protein MKHNPLRSSALIFCTVAFLTLTFPSFIHAFGGGTCGEGECSDCHSIEIPETREILKDLVQEVHAVDFSEVPGLFIVDATGKNGNRGILYLDFSKSYIVAGNFLRIADKSNVSQREITRLRRVDLTTIPLTDSLVIGNPGASRKVILFTDPQCPFCKKLHPELKKVVETDPDVVFFIKLMPLVKIHPEAYKISKAILCEKSLQLLEDSFAGKPVPAPSCESDAVDRTLKLAQDLGIGSTPTLILPDGRLAPGYRPAEDILELLKNK, encoded by the coding sequence ATGAAACACAACCCTTTGCGGTCCTCAGCGCTAATTTTCTGTACTGTAGCTTTCCTGACCCTGACCTTCCCGTCATTTATCCATGCCTTCGGAGGAGGTACGTGCGGAGAGGGCGAATGTTCAGACTGTCACTCCATCGAGATCCCGGAAACCAGGGAAATACTGAAAGACCTGGTCCAGGAGGTCCATGCCGTCGATTTTTCAGAGGTTCCAGGGCTTTTTATCGTTGATGCAACAGGAAAAAACGGGAATCGCGGCATACTCTACCTGGATTTTTCCAAGAGTTACATCGTTGCAGGGAACTTCCTCAGGATCGCGGATAAATCAAACGTCTCACAAAGGGAGATCACCAGGCTTCGCCGCGTGGACTTGACGACCATACCACTGACAGACTCTCTGGTCATAGGCAACCCCGGTGCTTCCAGGAAGGTGATCCTGTTCACCGATCCCCAGTGCCCATTTTGTAAGAAGCTGCATCCGGAACTCAAAAAGGTGGTTGAGACAGACCCTGATGTGGTGTTCTTTATTAAACTGATGCCCCTGGTGAAAATTCACCCGGAAGCCTATAAAATTTCCAAAGCCATCCTGTGCGAAAAGAGCCTCCAACTTTTGGAAGACAGTTTTGCCGGGAAACCTGTCCCGGCGCCGAGCTGCGAATCTGACGCAGTGGACCGCACCCTCAAACTCGCCCAGGATCTGGGGATCGGTTCCACACCTACACTGATCCTTCCCGACGGCCGCCTCGCTCCGGGCTACCGGCCGGCGGAAGATATACTCGAGCTGCTAAAAAATAAATAG
- a CDS encoding NRDE family protein: MCLIVFAYKYHPHYPLILAANRDEFYERPTSRSHFWKDHPDLLGGRDMKHGGTWMGITKSGRFAAVTNYRERAVIRAHPLSRGLLVKDFLTNRDSPETFLNGIIPRAEEYRGFNLLLGDQASLIYYSNRSCKMQALKPGIYGLSNHLMDTPWPKLVRTRQALTAIIEGSDPISTEQLSNILYDKSPAADNELPDTGFELEWEKVLSSPFIVTPTYGTKASTVLLLDTDGQVTFTERSFTGPEDQGQTIHHEFTLTVP, translated from the coding sequence ATGTGTCTAATCGTTTTTGCCTACAAGTATCATCCCCATTACCCCCTCATTCTGGCCGCCAACCGTGACGAATTTTACGAAAGACCCACCAGCAGATCCCATTTCTGGAAGGATCACCCGGACCTGCTCGGAGGCCGTGATATGAAACACGGCGGAACCTGGATGGGAATAACAAAATCGGGCAGGTTTGCTGCGGTAACCAACTACCGGGAGAGGGCTGTAATCAGGGCGCATCCGCTATCAAGAGGCCTTCTGGTAAAGGACTTTCTCACGAACCGGGATTCACCCGAAACGTTCCTGAATGGAATCATACCCCGAGCTGAAGAATACAGAGGATTTAACCTTCTCCTCGGCGACCAGGCCTCACTTATTTACTATTCCAATCGCAGTTGTAAGATGCAGGCTCTGAAACCGGGGATCTACGGACTATCCAACCACCTCATGGACACACCCTGGCCCAAACTTGTCCGCACCCGTCAGGCATTGACCGCGATTATTGAAGGATCGGATCCAATAAGCACCGAGCAGCTTTCAAACATCCTTTATGACAAGAGTCCCGCTGCAGACAACGAACTGCCGGATACCGGTTTCGAACTGGAGTGGGAAAAGGTCCTTTCCTCCCCCTTCATCGTCACCCCCACCTATGGCACAAAGGCTTCAACTGTGCTTCTTCTCGACACTGACGGTCAGGTCACTTTTACAGAGCGATCCTTCACAGGTCCCGAAGATCAGGGACAAACCATCCACCATGAATTCACACTCACCGTTCCATGA
- a CDS encoding diguanylate cyclase, with the protein MKQSFYQEIIDNLYDGVYLVDKNRIITYWNKGAEMLTGHTRSQALGKSCHDKFLSHVNEMGLNLCQSGCPLNEAIVDGKSSEAEIYLHHRNGHRVPVTTKVFPIFGDNGEVTGAVEIFSDNSSHVANKRRINELQELALLDPLTQIGNRRYLEMTLEAKLAETARYSNKIAIFFIDIDDFKQINDTHGHDVGDEALRVAAKTLNAVIRPMDVLGRWGGEEFVAAASNINKEAVKAIAERFRTFIERSSVRTGDRNLLFTVTIGGTIARPSDDLASVIKRADTLMYEGKGKGKNRVIIG; encoded by the coding sequence ATGAAGCAATCGTTCTATCAGGAGATCATCGACAACCTGTACGACGGAGTGTATCTCGTCGATAAGAACCGCATCATAACGTACTGGAACAAGGGTGCCGAGATGCTGACCGGACACACCCGTTCCCAGGCCCTGGGCAAGTCCTGCCACGATAAATTTCTGTCCCATGTGAATGAGATGGGCCTGAACCTTTGTCAATCAGGATGCCCCCTGAACGAGGCCATCGTGGACGGAAAAAGCAGCGAGGCCGAGATCTACCTTCACCACAGGAACGGCCACAGGGTGCCTGTAACCACAAAGGTTTTTCCCATCTTCGGTGATAACGGAGAGGTCACAGGCGCCGTTGAGATATTCAGCGACAATTCGTCCCATGTGGCCAACAAGCGTCGCATCAACGAACTCCAGGAACTGGCTCTCCTGGATCCTCTTACACAGATAGGCAACAGGAGATACCTGGAGATGACGCTGGAGGCCAAACTGGCCGAGACAGCCCGTTATAGCAATAAGATAGCGATTTTTTTCATCGACATTGATGATTTCAAACAGATCAACGATACCCACGGCCACGATGTGGGAGACGAAGCCCTGCGAGTAGCCGCCAAAACCTTAAACGCCGTGATCCGGCCAATGGATGTCCTCGGCCGATGGGGAGGGGAAGAGTTTGTCGCCGCGGCCTCAAACATTAACAAGGAAGCCGTTAAAGCTATCGCTGAGAGGTTCAGAACGTTCATTGAAAGGTCCAGCGTCCGTACAGGTGACAGGAACCTGTTATTTACTGTAACTATCGGCGGAACCATTGCCAGACCCAGTGATGACCTGGCCTCTGTGATAAAGAGGGCCGACACGCTTATGTACGAAGGGAAAGGGAAGGGGAAAAACAGAGTGATCATCGGATGA
- a CDS encoding acetate kinase: MPILVFNCGSSSIKHTLYEKTSGEVIHHGVEERVTDYNESLEKIFSDLDSLLSGGLSTVEAVGHRVVHGGWRFRHAHLIDPQVMEGIRSCSELAPLHNPPNITGIEFATHRLPDTRQIAVFDTSFHSSIPPEAYNYALPIELAKELKIRRYGFHGISHNFVHDRAADLYSPGDGDGFGIITCHLGYGCSLAAVRDGRCVDTSMGFTPLEGLVMGTRCGDLDPAIVHYLMSAEGGGLADDQIHDLLNRESGLKGLSGLSADVRDLLAARSQGHEGAALALSVFTYRLKKYICAYHGVLGGADALVFTAGIGENSPEIRSETLEGLGPLGFVLDEAKNNEAKGVEAEITGEGSTVRIFVIPTDEDLMIYKETLKIIKSER, encoded by the coding sequence ATGCCGATCCTTGTATTTAACTGCGGATCATCGAGTATCAAGCACACGTTGTATGAAAAGACGAGTGGTGAAGTTATCCACCACGGCGTCGAGGAGCGTGTCACCGATTACAATGAGAGTCTGGAGAAGATCTTTTCAGACCTGGATTCTCTCCTTTCCGGGGGGCTTTCTACTGTCGAAGCTGTTGGACACAGGGTGGTTCATGGCGGCTGGCGTTTCCGGCACGCTCACCTGATCGATCCCCAGGTGATGGAAGGCATCCGGTCCTGCTCGGAACTGGCGCCCCTTCACAATCCGCCGAATATCACGGGGATCGAGTTTGCTACCCATCGGCTTCCCGATACCCGCCAGATAGCCGTTTTTGACACCTCCTTTCACAGCAGTATCCCTCCGGAAGCTTACAATTATGCACTTCCCATCGAATTAGCCAAGGAGCTCAAGATACGCCGGTACGGATTTCACGGCATCAGTCACAACTTCGTCCACGATCGAGCTGCTGATCTGTATTCCCCTGGTGACGGGGATGGTTTTGGGATCATTACTTGCCACCTCGGTTACGGCTGTTCCCTGGCCGCTGTAAGGGATGGCCGATGTGTTGACACATCCATGGGGTTTACCCCACTGGAAGGGTTGGTCATGGGAACCAGGTGCGGCGATCTGGATCCCGCCATCGTCCATTACCTCATGTCCGCAGAAGGTGGGGGGCTTGCCGATGACCAGATCCACGATCTGCTCAATCGTGAGAGTGGGCTGAAGGGCCTTTCGGGCCTCTCCGCGGATGTACGGGATCTACTTGCGGCACGTTCACAGGGGCATGAAGGGGCAGCCTTGGCCCTCTCCGTTTTTACCTACAGACTCAAGAAGTACATCTGTGCCTATCACGGTGTTCTTGGTGGTGCGGACGCATTGGTGTTCACAGCCGGGATCGGTGAGAATTCTCCCGAGATCCGCTCGGAAACCCTTGAGGGGCTCGGGCCTCTGGGTTTTGTCCTGGATGAGGCGAAAAACAATGAGGCAAAAGGGGTAGAGGCGGAGATCACCGGGGAAGGTTCAACAGTTAGAATCTTTGTCATACCGACAGATGAGGATTTAATGATTTATAAGGAAACGTTGAAGATCATTAAATCCGAGAGATAA
- a CDS encoding acylphosphatase translates to MSELKRVTIIVHGRVQGVFYRDSTMRKARELGLVGTVRNLPDDTVQIVAQGPTAVLEDLVRWARKGPPAAIVNDLHIDYDTPVAGYTDFIVTY, encoded by the coding sequence ATGTCCGAGCTAAAAAGAGTCACCATCATCGTTCACGGCCGGGTTCAGGGGGTATTTTACAGAGACAGCACCATGAGAAAGGCCCGGGAACTGGGTTTGGTTGGGACGGTGCGAAACCTGCCGGACGATACTGTCCAGATCGTGGCCCAGGGCCCGACAGCGGTCCTGGAAGACCTGGTCCGGTGGGCTCGGAAAGGCCCTCCCGCTGCAATTGTCAATGATCTCCATATCGACTACGATACACCTGTAGCGGGCTATACCGACTTCATCGTTACCTACTGA